A window of uncultured Gellertiella sp. genomic DNA:
AATCCGCCGCATGCCGGTCACGCGCTGGTCTCGGAAATCGCGCTGCGCTCGCTGGCGCTCGACCAGCTCTGGTGGATCGTGACCCCCGGCAATCCGCTGAAGAGCCGGAACGGCCTTGCGCCCCTTGCCCGCCGGATTGCCGACAGCGAAAAGCTGGCACGCGATCCCCGCATAAGGGTGACCGCCTTTGAACTCGCCTTTGGTGACAGCCATACCGCACGCATCCTTTCGCGCCTGAAGGCTTTGAAGCCCGGCGTGCATTTCATCTGGATCATGGGCGCAGACAATCTCAAGGGCTTCCATCGCTGGCAGAACTGGCAGGCGATTGCCGCAACCTTTCCGATTGCCGTCATTGACCGGCCGGGGGCGACGCTGTCCTATCTGTCATCGAAAATGGCGCAACGCTTTCATCGCCACCGCCTCGATGAGCGCCACGCCCGGCAGCTCGGCCGGTTGCAACCACCAGCCTGGACCTTCCTGCATGGACCCCGTTCGTCACTGAGCTCGACCGCGATCCGCGAAGGCGGCAAGCTTCGTACAAACTAGCCGCTTTATGATAACATAGTGCAGCGATGTTATGAATAGCTTAAGGCACGATGCTCTGAT
This region includes:
- a CDS encoding nicotinate-nucleotide adenylyltransferase; the encoded protein is MREEGIARHYLALPHTEKGMVIGLFGGSFNPPHAGHALVSEIALRSLALDQLWWIVTPGNPLKSRNGLAPLARRIADSEKLARDPRIRVTAFELAFGDSHTARILSRLKALKPGVHFIWIMGADNLKGFHRWQNWQAIAATFPIAVIDRPGATLSYLSSKMAQRFHRHRLDERHARQLGRLQPPAWTFLHGPRSSLSSTAIREGGKLRTN